A genomic window from Cucumis melo cultivar AY chromosome 8, USDA_Cmelo_AY_1.0, whole genome shotgun sequence includes:
- the LOC103495900 gene encoding uncharacterized protein LOC103495900 — translation MDHKSLKYIFDQKELNLRQRHWMKLIKDYDCTIAYRLRKANVVAGALGRKSSSKRKFILNVGLVGNLIARFKVKPTLEKEIVKSQLEDPPLRKLAKEVRCERRSDYIFRSDGASLKEMRLCVPQNKAFKESILKEAHSSAYVMHATSTRCGEL, via the coding sequence ATGGATCACAAGAGCTTGAAGTACATATTTgatcagaaagaattgaatttaAGGCAGAGACATTGGATGAAGCTCATTAAGGATTATGATTGCACTATCGCATACCGTCTTAGGAAAGCCAATGTTGTAGCTGGAGCGTTGGGTAGGAAAAGCTCAAGTAAAAGAAAGTTCATTTTAAATGTAGGATTAGTTGGGAATTTAATAGCTCGATTTAAAGTTAAACCCACATTGGAAAAAGAGATTGTTAAATCACAACTTGAAGATCCCCCATTGAGGAAGTTGGCAAAAGAAGTGAGGTGTGAAAGACGATCAGACTACATATTCAGAAGTGATGGAGCATCACTAAAGGAGATGAGATTATGTGTTCCCCAAAATAAGGCATTCAAGGAAAGTATCTTAAAAGAAGCCCATAGTTCAGCTTACGTGATGCATGCTACAAGTACTAGATGTGGAGAACTTTAA